CCTGTTTCGTCGGTTCTGCCTCAGACGAACCTGACTTCTCTTTGTTGCCACAGGCCACAATCAATAATAACACCGCAAGCAAAACTGCTGTTAAAGTGAAATAGCGTTGATTTCGTTGTTTCATGTTCTGCAAATCCCCTTATTCATTCGTTATTCTGTTATTTTGTCTTCTGCCGTTCTCTCATTTCTCATTACACGTGTGCTTGTGATCCATCCCATTTCATTTCTTAAATTCATAAAAAACGAACTTCCATGCTGTGGAAGACGTATGAGCGCTTTGCAGTTCGTTGTATCCAACGAAGCAGGAATGGACTCCCATCTTGCGGTTCTCCAATTGCGATCATCCACGCACCAATAAAGGTTGGCCTCCAGGACAGGAAGGGAGGATTCATAACTAACGACAAACCAACCGTCCTCGTGCTTCTCCTCACAAATTTCAACAAGCGCAGGTTTCGCTTGAACGATGTTGTCCGCAAAAGCGAAGACCTCCTCGCATGCCCATGCCTCCTTATGAGAATGCCCGAGACCCGGATGAAGGCTTAGTCTGCTATGGTTGTTGTTTGGATGGCACTCCAGATGCTGTTCATAAGACTTATTAAATATGGTCAACGGAAAATGGGTATCATTACTACCATTAAGCCATAACATCGGCAAGCGGCTTTCGGACAGATAAGTGGATGGGTCCCACAATAGACGAACACGTTTTGCCTCTGCCCCCGGCATGGATGCGAAGCTAAGCCCATAATAGGAACCCGGCTCATGTAGATACCCACAGCCATAAATGGGCATGGCAAAAGAAAGCCTGGCATCTAACCCCGCAACCAAACTTGTGATGATGCCTCCCCATGAAATTCCTGTTATACCTATGCTCTGCTTGTCTACACCCTGAAAAGAGCGGAGCAATGAATGAGCCAATATTACAGCGGCTACGGCATGATACATCCATTGATCTTCAACAGGCTGTTCGTAATCTGCAAATACACCCTGTTTCTCAGGACCACTCCATGAATGTGAAGGCCATTCCATCCGTTCGGTGTGCTCCTCATCCCCGAATGGAACATGCCCTTCCAGATCCATGGCTATCGCAGCATACCCTCGTGCCATCCATTCTTTCACCCAACTGCTAAAAGCTGTTCCCGCACCACCGTGAACCAAAATTACCGCGGGAACTTCCTCGTTAGGAGAGACCGGACGCGGGATGCCGTAGTAGGCAAATATGCGAGTAGCACGACCTTTATATGACACACCCTCATAGAAGCAGGCATGTACGCCGGTATGTTGATCTTCGGAAACCGGGTATAATCGAGGTGCTTTAAACAATTGCTCTAGATTCCAAGGCGGCTTTCCAGAAATGGAATGTCACCTCCTCTTTACACTGATAATGATTTTCTTTCTCAATACGTATCATATCATTCATTGCTTCAGCTAAACATGGATATATAAACGGAGTGAACTGGACTTTAGTCAGCCAAATAACCGCATAAAATAGGATAGCGCCCGATCATGCGACCAAGCTGAATACTCAAACAATTTTTCTGTCCCCACCTCGTACACATGTCCATGCCGAACCGCTGTCAAACGATGCCACTGCTCACTGGCCTGAAGCGCCTTCCATTCCCGGGCCGCCTGCTGTGTAGAATCTACCATGATAATCAGCATATCTGCGTCGTATTTTTCCAGAGCTTCTTTAGTCACCGATTCAAAAACATTGATGTCATCGAGACGATGCGTAGCTGCCAATCTAAAATCATCATAAAGGACCGCGCCAGCATTGCGTTTGCCATATATCCGATATTCCGAATCCGTGATACGCCATATGTTGACGGTAGCTCCACCGATGTTACGTCTTACTTTGCGGTAGACCGCTTCCGCCTTGCCATCATATTCTGACAGCCACACCTCCGCCTCTGCCCGATGCTCCATGACTTCTGCAATCATTCGAAGCTGCTCGCGCCAGTCTGCGGATAACCAAGGGATGGCAACTGTCGGCGCAATCTGCTCCAGCTCTTTTCGCGCCCGCTCGCCCAGAATGTCAGTGCAGAAAATAAGCTCCGGCTCCGACGCACGCAATCGATCCACATTTTCTTGCCAGATCTGCCCTTCCCCCAGCTCATAAGAATGCAGACGAGTCATTCGGTTGTATAATTCGTGATTTGGATAAAAGGCAGCAGCTTTCGGAAGCAGGCCAAGTGCCAGTAAACTGCCCGAGATTGGATCAGAGACACTTGCGATACTATATCTGCGGCTTTTGACAAACGCATTAGGCGAAAGTCCCATCTTCTGTTTGAATCTGCGGCTAAAATAAAATTCATCTTCATAGCCGACTCGGACCGCGGTCTCTTTTACACCATCACCTGACAAAAGGAGCTCCTTGGCCCGTTTCATTCTGACATCCATCAGATAGGCCGTCGGGGTCTTTCCTGTATATTGCTGAAATGCCCACGAAAAATACCCTGGACTCAGGCCAGCAAGCTTGGACAATTCATCTCGTTTTAACTCATGATCCAGATGTTCATTCATATAATCGGCAACACGGGCAATCGCAGAAGCGGTAGACTCAACGCTTTCCGGCTTGGCCTCCGCTTGAACAAGTGAAGTCATCAAACCGTATAATGCGGCCTGTCTATTGAAGTGTTCCTCGTCACCAGCGACCTCCAGTTGAAGCAATCGATCACAAGAGAGCGCGAGTTGATGCGGATCTTTGCACCAAAACAAACCCTCCATGAAAGCATGGGTAGCGGTCATCTGCTGTTCTCCGCCATATTCGTATACTTCGAAACGGACCATACAGCCTTTTAACGCCTGCTCATCTGCCGCCAGCTTGAACCTCTGTCCAGGAGCCAGCAAATAGACTTCCCCTTCATTCAATCGGGATATGTGTTCGTTCGATACCAAAGTTCCTGAGCCACTTGTACAAAGAATAGCGAAGTGTTCCGCTGTCGCTGCATGAACAATTTCTCCATTCCAGGACACTTCAAACGAATCGATACTGCTATATTTAAGCATCTTGCCTGCCTTTTTTTCATTGACCTTCATGGTAACCCTACTTTCTCCCTCAGCATGATGTCCATTGATTGAATTGTTCGAATATCTTAATGATAATGATTTTCAACCAAGATACAAACGGAAAAATGTAACTTCTCTGCAGAATAGTGATATCGGCCCAAAACAAAAAAAGCCGGTATCTGCTGTAACAACAGATACCGGCAAAATCGCTGCAAGACTGCAGCTTTTTTATCGGAAAAAGAAACCCTTAAAATCGGGTGGAACCCCCGTAAAATTACATTACGCTTGAATGCTTTGAACCAATTCAACGACTTGTTCAGCCGTTTGCATATCGAGTGCTTTGGCAGCAAGTTCTTGCATGTCTGCACGGGACAGCTTGGTGATCTGACTGCGAGCTGGCAGAATAGATGTTGCGCTCATGCTGAACTCATCCAGTCCGAGACCGAGTAGCAATGGAATTGCTGTTTCGTCTCCGGCCATCTCACCACACATGCCAACCCATTTACCTTCACGATGCGCTGCATCGATAACCATTTTAACCAAACGCAAAATGGCTGGGTTGTAAGGTTGGTACAGATATGCCACTCGTTCGTTCATACGGTCAGCAGCCATCGTGTATTGAATCAGATCGTTCGTTCCGATACTGAAGAAATCCACTTCTTTGGCAAACTGATCCGCCAGAACTGCAGTCGAAGGAATTTCGACCATGATTCCGAGTTGAATGCTGTCAGAAACAGCAATACCTTCAGCAACCAGCTTCTCTTTCTCTTCGAGCAAGACAGCTTTCGCTTCACGGAATTCACCAAGTGTTGCGATCATAGGGAACATGACACGCAGGTTACCATGTACGCTTGCACGCAGCAATGCACGCAATTGAGTACGGAAAATGTCCAGACGGTCCAGACACAGACGAACTGCGCGGAAACCGAGGAATGGATTCATTTCTTTTGGCAGGTCCAGATATGGAAGCTCTTTGTCTCCACCGATGTCGAGTGTACGAACAACAACAGGTTTGCCTTCCATTTTTTCCAGTACAGCCTTGTAAGCATTATACTGAATGTCCTCGGAAGGAAGCTTGTCTCTGCCCATGTACAGGAACTCGGTACGGTACAGGCCTACAGCCTCGCCGCCATTCTCCAGAACACCAGCAACATCATTCGGTGTACCAATGTTGGCTGCCAGTTCCACATGAACGTTGTCCACCGTTACCGTTGGCTCATCACGCAGTTTTCTCCACTCCGCACGTTGTGCATCGTATTGCTCCTGTTTGGAACGATACTCAGCAATAACATCATCCGTTGGATTAACCAGTACGTGACCGTCCAAACCGTCAACGATAATCATGTCACCTTGTTTCGCTTGAGCCAGAATGTCCTTGGTTCCAACGACAGCCGGAATTTCAAGCGAACGAGCCATGATTGCAGAGTGAGAAGTACGTCCACCAATATTGGTTGCAAAACCTTTAACATATTGACGGTTCAGTTGAGCCGTGTCGGAAGGCGTAAGATCCTCCGCAAGCACGATTACTTCTTCACTGATCTCAGCCGGACTCATGAATTCGATACCAAGCAAGTGATTTAGCACACGTTTGGTTACATCACGCATATCCGCAGCACGTTCCTGCAGGTAAGCACTCTTCATGTTTTCGAACATTTCGATAAATTGCGTTGCTGTTTCGTTCAATGCGAATTCCGCATTAATCTTATCATCTGCAATTTTCGCTTTAACCGGATCAATCAGTTCCGGGTCATTCAGAATGAGCAAATGCGAAGCAAAAATCTCAGCTTTTTTCTCGCCAAGCTCTTGTAAAGTACGCTCTTTGATCGCCTCAAGCTCAGCCTGGGACTTGCCCAGAGCTGAGTCGAGTTTCGCGATCTCTGCGTCAACGTCGTTGATTTCGCGTTTTTCTACAGAGTAATTGGGATGCTCCAAGATAAACGCCTTGGCGATAGCAATACCCGCCGAAGCCGCGATCCCAGAGACATTAAGCATTAATTTCGCCCAGCCCTTCGTTAACCATAACGTCTGTCAGAGCTTGAAGAGCTTCAGCTTCTCCTTCGCCTTCAACGATGATGTTGATGGTGTCGCCTTGTTCCAGACCAAGGGAAAGTACACCCAGGATGGATTTCAAAGTTACTTTTTTACCGTTAGCTTCTGCAAAGGATTCTGCACCTTTGAATTTGTTTGCTGTATTAACCAGGGCTGTCGCCGGACGTGCGTGGATACCATCTTCGTCTGTAATTCTGAATGTTTGTTGCATTACAATCATCTCACTTTCAATAATTTAGTTTAGGCATTGCATATATTTACACTTGCTTGCCATCGTCGTAACACTTCTTATTTTATCTCAATAATCGGCTGATCGCCAATTTTCAGTAACCCACTTTTCGTAAGCGTTACTGTCGAGCCTTCTGGCAGGTTGGTGAAAATGATCGGAGAGATGATCGACGGAGCATTAGCTTTCACATACTCCAGATCCACTTCCATAATCGGCTGTCCTGCCGATACCAGGTCGCCTTCCTGCACAAGCACGTTAAAGCCCTGACCTTTCAGCTTCACCGTGTTGACACCTATATGAACAAGTACTTCCTTGCCTCCGTCAGACATAATGCCCACGGCATGTTTGCTTGGAAATACGTTAAACACCTTACCATATACAGGAGAAGTAATCTTGCCATCATGAGGCAGAACAGCAAAACCATCGCCTGTCATTTTCTCAGCAAAGACCGGATCAGGAACGTTTGTGATATCCATCAATTCGCCGTTAACTGGCATAACGATGTCTTCCGCAATAATACGTTCACCTTCTTCACCTTGCGCCTTTTCCTGTTCAGGAGCTGGCTTAGCCACAGCTGCTGGAGCTGGTGCCGGTGTCCGTCCTGCAATGATATCCTGCATTTGAGATTTAATCGTATCTGAACGTGTACCGAAGATGGCCTGTACATTATTACCCACTTCAAGTACGCCAGATGCACCCAATTGTTTCAAACGATCTTTATTTACACTGGATTTCTCATTTACTTCAATCCGCAAACGAGTAATGCAAGCATCCAGATGTTTGATATTATCTTGCCCGCCGAAAGCAGCAAGAATATTGTGAGGTAGATCATCCGTTGAACTTGAGCCTCCACCGCCCGAAGCAGTTTCAGGAGTTGCCTCTTCACGACCTGGTGTTTTCAGGTTGAATTTGCGAATGATCAATCGGAATCCGAAATAGTAGATCACTGCAAGAATCAAACCTACGATGATAACATCCCACCAAGGCGTGCGGTTCGGGATAATCCCGAAGATCAGGAAGTCAATGAATCCACCGGAGAATGTCATCCCGATTTTGACTCCAAGAATTTGCATCGTCATGAAAGACAAACCTGCAAAGATACAGTGTACTGCAAACAGGATTGGCGCTACAAACAGGAATGAGAACTCCAGTGGTTCTGTAATCCCTGTGAGGAACGAAGTCAGCGCAGCTGATCCCATGATCCCTGCAACATACTTTTTGTGCTCCGGTCTTGCTTCATGGTACATCGCAAGCGCCGCAGCTGGCAAACCGAACATCATGAACGGGAATTTACCAACTTGGAACGTTCCCGCTGTAAGGTTCACACCATCACGCAGTTGATTGAAGAAGATTTGCTGGTCTCCACGAATGACATCTCCAGCTTTGTTCACATATTCACCGAACTCAAACCAGAATGGTGAATAGAAAATGTGATGCAGACCGAACGGAATAAGTGACCGTTCTACCACTCCGAAAATGAACGCCGACAATGTCGGACTTGTATCTACCATGAAGTGAGATACAGCATTCAGCCCATTTTGAATTGGAGGCCAGATGATCACCAGAAGCAACCCGATTAAGAGGGAAACGACTGAAGTGATAATTGGGACAAAACGTTTACCTGCAAAGAAACCGAGGTAAGACGGCAGTTCGATTTTGAAAAATCGATTGTAACATAGCGCGGCGGTAATACCTATGATAATACCTCCGAACACGCCAGTACTCAATGTAGGGATACCCAAGATGCTGGCATAACCGGGTACTTCACCGATCATGGCCGGCGTAACACCAACAGCCGTACCCAAAGTCACATTCATGACCAGGTAACCGATGATGGCCGCAAGACCTGCGACACCTTCGCCTCCGGCCAGCCCGACGGCTACACCGACAGCGAATAGTAATGCCAGATTATCAAATACGATCTGACCCGCATTCATCATAATCGTCGCGATCGAGCTTACCCATGGGGTATCTAGCGCTGTAGCATATTGCAGAAAATCCGGATTTACAAGCATGTTACCGATCCCGAGCAACAAACCTGCTGCTGGAAGAATCGCTACGGGCAACATGAGAGCTTTACCTACTCTTTGCAATACACCAAAAAGCTTTTTAAACATTGCGTCGTATCCACCCTTTCTTTTAAATTTTTATGTTGTGAAGCAAGCAAGGGAAAACAAAAAAGGCACGAGTTAACAAAGCAAATTGGTCCAACCTTCGGGTATAGCATACCCGGTATAAGGTAAGAACAATCACGCTCTAGATAACTCATGCCTGATCGAATCAGTAACACGTCGTTTGTGTTTATTCAGTTGCTTGATTACGGAGACCATTGTAGCACCACTTCAAAAACGATGCAAGCCTTTACACGAAATTTGTCGAACCAGAATTCCAATGATGGAATTTTTTTACTTACTCTCTTCTTCTTTCCTTTGATTCAAGCGCTGCAAATGAATGGTCAAATAACCTACTTCCGCAGGATACACTGGGAGATTCAACCTTTTTTCCATCACCTTCGTTAGTTTCCATGCAAGCGAGTACATTTCAGGATATTCTAACTTCAACAGGGAATCCAATTTGTGGATTTCTTCCACTTTGTCTCCCCGACGGACACGCTCCAAGGCAAATCGAAGATGAGTCAGTAACCGGGAATAATCCAGTGACTCGGTCTCAAACGAATAATCCAGTTGGGTGGACACCAGGCTCACCAAATCAGTTATCAATTGCGAGTGCTCGCGAACTTGGGAAATATTTTGGTTGGTCATGGCACTGTAGATGTGAAGCGCAATAAAACCGATTTCATCCATTCCTAGATCTACGCCCAGTTTTTCTTTAATCAAACGAACCGCATATTCACCCATACGATATTCGTCAGGATAAATTTCACGGGTCTCATATAGAAACGGATTCTGGATAACAATCCCTTGTTCTTTCCGTTTTAATGCAAAAGAAATATGGTCGGTCAGTGCGATATGAATATGTTCGTTTAAAGGAACGTCCGTACGTCCTGCAATATACGTAATGACTTCGTTAATAATTTCGATTAATGCTTCATCCACTTGTGGAAGAAGCTGTTTATACTGCTCCTGCTCCTGCTGGTTTCTCAAAATGAACATCTTCTCCACAGCCATCAGAGGAATAATATCATTCGTTTTCCGATTGAAGCCGATGCCTTTACCAATCACGACAACTTCTCCATGTTCAGGATGCTGTGCAATAATTACATTATTATTTAGCGCTTTGGCTACTTGCAGGCTACTCAATATTTGCACCTCTTTTTCACACCATCTTAGGTGTGATTCAGTCACACCCTAGTAAGAAAGAAAAGACATCCGGAAGCGGGCAAACCGCGCCGGACGTCTCGCTTAAAAAGTAACAAAAATTCGCCTTAAGGTCAATAGAGCATGACTGCTTTATAATTCGTTGTCTTACTCGTCAACTCCAGCTTTTTCCACAATCTTATCGATTATAGAGGGAGTCGTTACAGGTTCACTCTGTTGGATAGCAACCGGTGCTGTTGTTTTAGGTTTGGTGAGGCCTTTAATTAACTGCTCCACATCAATGCCGGAAACGCTTTTGAGCATCTCAGGGGCCGTCGCCATGAGCTCAGTTACATAATTGCTTACACGAGTGGCGCCTTCACCTTTACCTGTGTCCACAACAGTCAGTTTATCAATCGCAGAGATCGGCTCCGCAATTTTACCAGCAAGTTCAGGCAGCATTTTGACGATGATATCGAGCACGGCAGCTTCGCCGAACTTTTGGAACGCCTCGGCCAGTTTTTCCTTCGCTTCCGCTTCTGCAAGTCCTCTCAGACGAATAACTTCTGAATCCGCTGTACCTTTAGCGAGTTCTGCATCCGCCATAGCCTGCCCTTCAAGACGCTTCTGCTCCGCAGTAGCTTTCGCATGCGTTTCAATGGAGTACTGTACTGCATCGGCTTCACGCATTCTTTTGGCTTTATCCGCTTCGGCAGCCTGCTCCACCGCATAACGATCCGCTTCTGCCTTTTTCTTCACTTCAGCATCATACTGCTTCTCACGTACGATAATTTCTTTCTCTTGCAGATCGATCTCACGTTCTTTACGAACGAGTTCAACTTTCATTTCTTCCTCCACCACGGTTTGTCTCGCACGCGCTTCGTGGATATGGTAAGCCTGATCCGCTTCTGCTTTAGCAGTATCCTGATCCCGCTTAAACGTCGCTACTTTCAGTTCCTTCTCTTTTGCAGCTTCAGCGATATTCGTATCACGCAGCAACTCGGCTTTTTGCCCTTGCTCTTCTGCATTGGCCTTCTGAATACGTGCATCCCGCATCGCTTCCGCTTCCGCAATTTCAGCATCACGCTTGACGGCTGCTATCCTCGGTTTACCGAGGGCATCCAGATAACCTTGTTTGTCACGAACATCTTTGATGGTAAAAGAGACAATTTGCAGTCCCATTTTTTTCAGATCCCTGGCAGCTACACCTTGAACCTCTTGCGCGAAGCGATCGCGGTTACGGTATACTTCTTCCACCGTCATCGTTCCGAGGATGGCCCGCAAATGCCCTTCCAGAACTTCCTGTGCTTCGCCTCTTAACGATTCTACCGGCTTACCGATGAATTGCTCGGCTGCAGTAGCCACGTCTTCTATTGAGCTTCCGACCTTGATAATGGCGACACCATCGGCAATGACCGGTACGCCTTGTTCCGTGTATACTTCCGGTGTGGAAACGTCCAGCTTATGGGACAACAGTGAGATAAACTCTGACTGCTGGAATACTGGCAAGATAAATGCGCCGCCTCCACGAACAATTTTAATTTTGCGTCCGGAGTCATCGTCGGAAATATTTTTACTTCCAAGGAATGAACCCGTAACGATCATGGCTTCATCCGGCCCAACCGTCTTGTACCTCGCCCAGAACGCCAAACCAAGAATCAGAACTACACCGACAACAATTGCAGGAACCAACAACACATCCATATCCAGATTATTCATTCCACATCTCTCCCCTTATTTATACATGACTGCTTACACTGCTAACGGCGGTTAAACTACCTTAAACATCTTTAAGTACATCTTCATCCCATTCCGATACACGCAGCACACCTTCGGTTACATCCACAACTACAACACGCGCTCCCGCCGCAATGGGACGATGTTCAAAGCTGGATGCCGTGTGCACCGTATTACCGGGAGCAATCTTGATCATGACTTCACCAAAACCTTTTTCTGGTACCGGAATGGTGATTTCTCCAATTTTCCCGGATAGCTCTTTCATGGAAAACGCAATGGAAACGTCACTGTTACGCATCGGCTTGATATATGCAAAGAATACCAGCATGGCTGCAGCAATACCTATAAGCAGGGATAGTATCAGTGCCAAAATCGCACTTATCGAGCTATAACGTGTCAGCATAATACCGGCTCCGCCAAAGGTTGTTATAGAACCAGCCAGCACAACAGGTTTGAAAAAATCAAGGCCTGGCAATTCAAAGGCCCCGTCCAGCAAGCCATCAATCAAGTCACCTAGCACAAGGCTGACGACTGCAAATATGGCTCCTCCGATTAGACACCCCCAATAGATTGACTCCATTCCCCGTTCCTCCTCTCTTCTGCCGCAATTCCATCCAACTGGGCATTCCTCATGTAAATAAATACGTAGCAACCCACTGTTATGTTTCAAAATCTTTCCTCATTTGGTTCCTAGACCCGATAATGGTTATTCTGGTTGAAAAATGGTCCAGTTCCTAGAACATTCTCCAATTCGCTCTTATTCACAACAAAAAAACCGCAAATCTCCGTTAAAGGAGACGTGCGGTTCAAGAACACATCGCTGTGTTTTTATGTTTTATTCTTATAGAGAAGCCTTGTAGATAGATACAACGTCTTCACGTTGCAATTTTTTGAAGTTACCAAATGGGCCGAAGAGCATGGCTTTGTCAGCCATCACTTCGATTTGGCTGTCATCGATATCATAATCAGCCAGACGGTTAGGCGCACCAATGGATGTCCAGAATTTGCTCAACGCTTCGATGCCTTCTTCAGCAATCTGTTTGTCCGATTTACCTTCAGGATTAACTTCGAACACATTGATCGCGAGACGTTTGAAACGATCCACATTGACGTCCACATTATGCTTCATCCAATGCGGGAACAGAATCGCGAGCCCTCCGCCATGCGGAATGTCATACACTGCGGATACCGCGTGTTCGATATTGTGAGTAGCCCAGTCACCAGCGAGACCCATGTTCAGTACACCATTCAATGCCATCGTTCCGCAGTACAGAATCGTTTCACGCAGTTCATAGTTCTCCAGGTCTTCAACCAAACGAGGGGCTGCATCCATAACTGTGCGCAGAATCGTCTCACAGAATCCGAGTTGAACCGGTGTGTTGGCATCCAGATGGAAGTAATGCTCCAGTACGTGGGACATCATATCAACCATGCCATAAACCGTTTGGTCCAGAGGAACGGTATATGTATTTACCGGATCAAGAATTGAGAACGCAGGGAACGAATACGCGCTGCCCCAGCCCAACTTCTCCTGTGTATCCTGATTCGTGATAACCGAACCGGCATTCATTTCCGAGCCAGTTGCAGCCATTGTCAGCACGGTTCCGAGTGGAAGAGCATCCTGTGCTACGGCTTTGCGCTGAGCAAAGTCCCACATGTCGCCGTCATATTTAGCACCTACGGCAATCGCTTTGGCACAGTCCAGTACACTGCCGCCGCCTACAGCGAGGATCAGGTCAATGTTATTCGTTTTGCAAAGGTCTACGCCTTTGTGAACCGTCGAAAGACGTGGGTTCGGTTCTACACCAGCCAACTCCGTAACCTCAGCTCCAACTTCCTTCAGCAAACCGATCACCTGATCGTACAATCCGCTGCGTTTGATACTGCCGCCACCATATACAAGCAGAACCCGTTTGCCGTATTTCGGTACTTCGGTTTTCAGTGCTTCCAGCTGACCTTTACCGAAAATCAATCGGGTTGGATTATAAAATTGAAATGATCTCATATCTATGTCGCCTCCAATGGAGTTTAGAATTTTTAGTGCAACTCCAATTATAGTACCCCGTTTATAGAAAAACAAATCCATAGTCACTCACTTTATAACAACCCGTTAATCTGCAAGTGGGCTCGAAACATCTCGCTCGTTGAAGGCAAATCTTCAGCATCCACCCAGGTTTCTGAGGCCCATAATCCAGCCTGTTTGAATGCCCGCGGACAATGGATAAAGCACTCTTCCACATCCACAATGACAGCCGCACCAATCGTTTTACCGGTCCAGCCCATACTCGCGATAAATTCTTCATCCTTGGTAATGGACGCTGTACCATTAATGCGCAGCACTTCATTCAGACCCGGAATCAAAAAGAGCATGCCAATACCAGGGTTAGACAAAATGTTCAACAAGGAGTCTATCCGCCGATTGCCCGGGCGTTCGGGATAGATGAGCCGATATGTATCATAAACTTTTACGAATCCCGCTCCATCGCCCCGGGGTGACACATCACTTTTCCCATCACGATCGGACGTGGAGAGGAAAAATAATGGTGATATGGATAGAAAGTTCTGAACATGTGAATCCACAAATGAGATTGCCTTGTTACGCACATGTTCATGCGGTTCACCCACCATGCCTTGCAGTTCCTCAGCATCTGTGATCAACGGAATATCCAATGCCTTCTTTTCCATATTATTAACCCCATTTCCTCAATTCATTGTGGTACTCTAAGACTTCCCTCTATTATAACTGGCTCGGTAGTTCATTCCAATGCACACAAATGTCAAGAACGACAAGAACACCCGCTCATGATTGGGCGGGTGTTTTGGTTAGTTGACTACTATTCGGTGTATCCCATGCTGCTTACAAAACGACGGAAGGCTTGACGTCCCGCCTCATCATATTTGTACACACCTGCATGCTCCAGAATCTCGGCGAATTTCAAGCCGACTTCCTGTTGCACAAGCGCAACAGCTTGCTCCTTGTTCAGGTTGGGACCGAAACGTTCGATCAGTTCTTCTGCCCAGCCCAGATGTTTATTCAACACATGTTCGGAAGCTTTGGCCGCCTCAGCAAGTTTGGTATCCCCAGCGAGAATATCCGCGATGCTGTCCAGCTCTTCTTTCAAACGACCTGGCAGGATTGCAAGCCCCATCACTTCGATGAGTCCAATGTTCTCTTTTTTCAAATGATGCATTTCACGATGCGGATGGAAAATCCCTTCGGGATGTTCATCATTCGTGCGATTGTTCCGCAGAACGAGGTCCATCTCATATCCTCCGTCCGCACTGCGACGAACGATTGGAGTCACTGTATTGTGTGGAATCTGTTCTCCATCAACCTCACTGAATGCCTCGATCTCCACCGTAGAATCACTGTATACCTTCCACGCTTCATATACTGCGTTACCCGCTTCAAGCAGCTCTGCAGGATCGTGTGAAGCCAGCCGCAGAACGGACATTGGCCATTTCACAAGACTGAGCGTAAGCCCCGGCGAACCAGCGTGGCGGAATACCGCCTCTGGCTTCGCATTT
This window of the Paenibacillus marchantiae genome carries:
- the glcT gene encoding glucose PTS transporter transcription antiterminator GlcT; translation: MSSLQVAKALNNNVIIAQHPEHGEVVVIGKGIGFNRKTNDIIPLMAVEKMFILRNQQEQEQYKQLLPQVDEALIEIINEVITYIAGRTDVPLNEHIHIALTDHISFALKRKEQGIVIQNPFLYETREIYPDEYRMGEYAVRLIKEKLGVDLGMDEIGFIALHIYSAMTNQNISQVREHSQLITDLVSLVSTQLDYSFETESLDYSRLLTHLRFALERVRRGDKVEEIHKLDSLLKLEYPEMYSLAWKLTKVMEKRLNLPVYPAEVGYLTIHLQRLNQRKEEESK
- a CDS encoding flotillin family protein, giving the protein MNNLDMDVLLVPAIVVGVVLILGLAFWARYKTVGPDEAMIVTGSFLGSKNISDDDSGRKIKIVRGGGAFILPVFQQSEFISLLSHKLDVSTPEVYTEQGVPVIADGVAIIKVGSSIEDVATAAEQFIGKPVESLRGEAQEVLEGHLRAILGTMTVEEVYRNRDRFAQEVQGVAARDLKKMGLQIVSFTIKDVRDKQGYLDALGKPRIAAVKRDAEIAEAEAMRDARIQKANAEEQGQKAELLRDTNIAEAAKEKELKVATFKRDQDTAKAEADQAYHIHEARARQTVVEEEMKVELVRKEREIDLQEKEIIVREKQYDAEVKKKAEADRYAVEQAAEADKAKRMREADAVQYSIETHAKATAEQKRLEGQAMADAELAKGTADSEVIRLRGLAEAEAKEKLAEAFQKFGEAAVLDIIVKMLPELAGKIAEPISAIDKLTVVDTGKGEGATRVSNYVTELMATAPEMLKSVSGIDVEQLIKGLTKPKTTAPVAIQQSEPVTTPSIIDKIVEKAGVDE
- a CDS encoding protease; amino-acid sequence: MESIYWGCLIGGAIFAVVSLVLGDLIDGLLDGAFELPGLDFFKPVVLAGSITTFGGAGIMLTRYSSISAILALILSLLIGIAAAMLVFFAYIKPMRNSDVSIAFSMKELSGKIGEITIPVPEKGFGEVMIKIAPGNTVHTASSFEHRPIAAGARVVVVDVTEGVLRVSEWDEDVLKDV
- the ptsG gene encoding glucose-specific PTS transporter subunit IIBC → MFKKLFGVLQRVGKALMLPVAILPAAGLLLGIGNMLVNPDFLQYATALDTPWVSSIATIMMNAGQIVFDNLALLFAVGVAVGLAGGEGVAGLAAIIGYLVMNVTLGTAVGVTPAMIGEVPGYASILGIPTLSTGVFGGIIIGITAALCYNRFFKIELPSYLGFFAGKRFVPIITSVVSLLIGLLLVIIWPPIQNGLNAVSHFMVDTSPTLSAFIFGVVERSLIPFGLHHIFYSPFWFEFGEYVNKAGDVIRGDQQIFFNQLRDGVNLTAGTFQVGKFPFMMFGLPAAALAMYHEARPEHKKYVAGIMGSAALTSFLTGITEPLEFSFLFVAPILFAVHCIFAGLSFMTMQILGVKIGMTFSGGFIDFLIFGIIPNRTPWWDVIIVGLILAVIYYFGFRLIIRKFNLKTPGREEATPETASGGGGSSSTDDLPHNILAAFGGQDNIKHLDACITRLRIEVNEKSSVNKDRLKQLGASGVLEVGNNVQAIFGTRSDTIKSQMQDIIAGRTPAPAPAAVAKPAPEQEKAQGEEGERIIAEDIVMPVNGELMDITNVPDPVFAEKMTGDGFAVLPHDGKITSPVYGKVFNVFPSKHAVGIMSDGGKEVLVHIGVNTVKLKGQGFNVLVQEGDLVSAGQPIMEVDLEYVKANAPSIISPIIFTNLPEGSTVTLTKSGLLKIGDQPIIEIK
- a CDS encoding iron-containing alcohol dehydrogenase; the protein is MRSFQFYNPTRLIFGKGQLEALKTEVPKYGKRVLLVYGGGSIKRSGLYDQVIGLLKEVGAEVTELAGVEPNPRLSTVHKGVDLCKTNNIDLILAVGGGSVLDCAKAIAVGAKYDGDMWDFAQRKAVAQDALPLGTVLTMAATGSEMNAGSVITNQDTQEKLGWGSAYSFPAFSILDPVNTYTVPLDQTVYGMVDMMSHVLEHYFHLDANTPVQLGFCETILRTVMDAAPRLVEDLENYELRETILYCGTMALNGVLNMGLAGDWATHNIEHAVSAVYDIPHGGGLAILFPHWMKHNVDVNVDRFKRLAINVFEVNPEGKSDKQIAEEGIEALSKFWTSIGAPNRLADYDIDDSQIEVMADKAMLFGPFGNFKKLQREDVVSIYKASL